One stretch of Armigeres subalbatus isolate Guangzhou_Male chromosome 2, GZ_Asu_2, whole genome shotgun sequence DNA includes these proteins:
- the LOC134214762 gene encoding U-scoloptoxin(01)-Er1a yields the protein MWKYIVIVSVFGVYLLRNHQINGQVFGYEPDVDYPAYDRIPSGLTFRCSDKLPGYYADIDTRCQIWHWCLPNGYMFSFLCPNGTVFNQAHRVCDWWTNVNCGDSLGLYDNNNELYRDVEGNLIAG from the exons ATGTGGAAGTACATCGTCATCGTGTCAGTGTTTGGAGTATACCTGCTTAGGAACCATCAAATAAATGGG CAAGTGTTCGGCTACGAGCCGGACGTGGACTACCCGGCCTACGACAGGATACCCTCCGGTTTGACGTTCCGCTGCTCGGACAAACTGCCCGGCTACTACGCAGACATCGACACGCGCTGCCAAATTTGGCACTGGTGCCTCCCGAACGGCTACATGTTCTCGTTCCTGTGTCCGAACGGAACCGTATTCAATCAA GCCCATCGAGTGTGCGATTGGTGGACCAATGTCAATTGTGGCGATTCGTTAGGGCtgtacgacaacaacaatgagcTGTATCGAGACGTGGAAGGAAATCTGATAGCGGGATAG